The genomic region TCTCCTGGTGTGAGTAGGGATTTAAACCTACTCACACCATTATGTTTGGATGTACTATTTTGTCCTAACATTGTTAAGGAATTATTTGAACCATTTTTTACAGCGATAACATGCACTTACTTTCTCACAGCAAAAATGTCAATTAGTAAACATAAAAAAAGTCAGAAAAATACTTTAATCCCTTTGTTAATCTACAGAAACACCTTTAATTTAAGTTGCTCTCCAGACATGAGTGACCAACCTATTAAAGGGTTCATTGAAATGTGTTTACAGGTTTCCTTTGAGTTAAACCCACTCTGCTACCAACCAAGATGTACACCAATCCAGTCATGCCAAAAATGCAGATAGGTTTCAAGCCTATAAACCTCCCCAAAAATAAGGCTTATGTAATGTAGTAATCACAGAGAAGTggctaaattaaacaaataattatagggggaaaaaaaataaaattacctgTCCGGTTTCCAGGTGAGCTTCTGTCTTCTCCAGAAATCCGTGGCGCCCGCTGAATTTTTGAAACCTTAGGCTGACTATTTATGACTTTAATAGTTGTGGGAGTAGCTTGCTGGATTGATGCTGGTATAATTTGTACAGCTGCAGGAAATAATTTTGAAATGTATTATATCATATACAACATTACTACCTTTCACTAGATATCTGGCAGCCAAtacttaaaataaatgaataaaagtaaatcaATACAGTGAACCCATATTATCTTTTCAATTATTCATCATTCAATAACTTATTTCATTGTTAAATTGATCTTCTCATgaataaacatagaaacaaagaaaattcTGGCATACAAAATATCTTTCTGTTTACATAAAGCATGGTTTAACCCTGCATAATCATGATTGTTGGCTGCTGTTAATAAGTGCACTAATGCGCTCTAGCTTTACAggacgaaaaataaaaaaacaaacaatgcaaTTACACTAAAATGCAAAGTTtagaactttaaatataaaactaaaaatgcATAGTACAGTGTCATTAATATTAAAGAGATTCCTATAATATCTCTAGTTTAACACTGAGGAATAACTTCTAGCTTCAAGAAACGGTCACAAATCCTGAATCTGAAAGACAAAGTTGAAATTTCATGTTCTAGAAGGAGAAAGTATATGTGGCCTACCTTGGCTCCCTGAGGATAAAATCCACGCTGAGACTCACACACTAAAATTCTACCAGTGCTAGTAAGTATTTTAAAGAAGACTGTGTTTTGTGGAAATACAAAAGCCAATAATGTGAAAATGAATGGTAGAACCAGCATTTCCTGCAAAATTAATTCTATATACCTCCATTTGCTAAATTGATAAACCAAGGACAATGTTAACAAACGTACGTTGATCGATGGTAACTGTAGCGATTTCACCTCCATGTTCTTGggaagccaaaacatctggggggcgagaaaaaaaaataaaggtttgtAAATAGGCATTTGTCTTTAGTAATAGAATGGTCAGTGTGCGCATTTAGCTCTTTAAGTAGTTTAGATTTAAAGTTACCAACATTTTCTATACGTTCTCTATTGACAGGTTAACATGCATGCTTATAAAGGTCAGCAAAATATATCTGCGACATGGAAGCAAATTCATTTGCATGTATTACTGAGTAACTTTAGAACAGAACCACATATTTaaaggtgaaaaataaaatatatatgcacacacgcaATAAACAGCTAACAGCTACCAACAACCGTTTCTAAAATGTACTCTGTCAAAACGACACAGTCTTATTTTGGAGTGTGAAATGTACATTTTTCTGTTTCCACCTACTTAAATTCATCTTTCATCTGAGCACACTTAGTTGACAAATGAGTATTGAATGTGTTATACATCAGCTTAGTGTCATCTACACAGCAGACAAAGGATCACCTTCTAAAAGATGACTTGCGGAGATCTCCATCTCCGAATTCCCTAATAACAAATAATGGATGATGAGGTCCTTGGGTTATTTCAGAGAACCTTTGTCAGATCGTTCCTTATAATAAAAGATTAAACCATAtaaaatgacttggagaggacaCTAGAAAGGACTAATGGGAatacgttttaaccccttaaggactgtatGACAGCAGAGCTTTATGGAGTGTCAAAAGAAAGCcttatttctctttaaaaaaaaaaaaaaatttaaataaatatatatatttatgatatatgatatatgatataaACTGTGGTACAATGAACGCATAGAAAAAGTGCCAAAAATAATGGTCCCTTAAGAGGTTAAATTTATGTACAATAACAATATTAATAACATTACACAAGAGCTATTATCCTTATAGCAGACATGCAAGTTCTGGCATGTATGAAAATTAAAAGTACCAAAACTATTCACCAATGTATTTTTAACTAATTTCCTTACAGttacttaaaaacaaacaaacatgaaatatttttttcggATGAAAAGAAGCCAAACAAAAAAATTGAGGATTGTATGTTATGTACAACAGAAATGTAAATGTAAGAATGTAAAGTGTGCAGAGTATCTGCatctgtttaaaggaacacaatagggccaagcacacaaacatgtattcctgaccatatagtgttaacccCTCACCCCAtttccctaagtatagtaaaatcttactttagtAAGTTTAGTAAgtttgcagctgctggctctgcccctgacctgcctgcttggctgacattatcaaaaGTAATTCTCTGAGccaaacacaatgctttccccattgtattggctgagtgtcaaggaggcagatcggggcaaaCATAGCCAAGCACAGCCCTGGCtagtcagcatctccttatagagatttattgaatcaatgcatctatatgaggaaagttcagtgtctgcatgcagagggtggagacactgtggagcactgccccaggaagcatctctagcagccatctgaggagtggccagtgaagttatcactaagctgtaatgtaaacactgcattatttttttattttttaaagatagtgtttactgcaaaaagcctgaaggtaatgattcgagtcaccagaacaaaatgcaacaaactgtagttgttctgttgacgatagtgtcccttaaataataAGTGTGATTGCTGCCATCAGCAATATAGGTTTAGTAATTTAAATGGTTAAATGTTTACACACTAATTGCACCACATTTATTAagcaatgtattaaaataaaaaatgtaaataaaataatttttcataataTATGTATTACAATCTTAAAGCTGTATCTTACACTTTCTAAGTAGCTCCAAATGACTCCATAAAATCTCCCCCCTGGGAACTCTTTGGAAGAAATCTTCTTGGCTAAGATTACACAAGTCTCTTCCGGGGATGCCAATAGCATTCAAATTTATGTCAGTCATGCAAAACTCTTTCATTACCCATAGGACCCAGTGAAGGACTTGGTCTGTAGACCACTGTAGTGgatctgaaaaacaaaatattacattacagaagAAAACAGAGCAATGCCAACTGATCCTAAATAATTACATGAATACAAAAATGACATCCTCACACTTCTATTCTGGATATAATACAGTGAGTTTCAAATGACTATACTGAAGAGCCACCTCTGCAGCTTTACTAAGTGAGAGCAACACAAACACATAGTGGCTGATAACATTCTAAAAGAGCTCATGAGGCTCAGAAACAAGGAGGCTATTTTGTAGTCTCTTATTCAATACTTTGAAATGCAGTATAAAAATGTCATCTTCCCCTTATCCATCATTTCTCTTTTAAGAATGCACAGTTACTAGAACAAGAACCAactagaactaaaaaaaattctaaatcagCTGAGAAAAAGGTAAGGGGGAGGATGTTTTGAAGTCATTGCAGCTATTTTACCGTATGGTATCCCTAAACGTTCTTGTTCCTTTCTGTAGCCTTCTAATGCTGCTGCCCACCGGGTCACTTGTTCTGATGTTTCATCTGAAATGGTTGTTATGTGTTTTGTGCCATCCAAGGTTATCACATGGGATTCCTCCACCAGCTGGGCTTCAACAGCACCATGATGGGCATCTGGATCAATCACCACCTCAACAGTCTCCACTGGCTTTACGATTTCAATTATATTTAACTTTGGCTCTAGTCCTGAAAAGAAAAAGTCAAAGTGTATTGTGTTGGATCATAAAAGTTATGAGGATTTTTGAACTTCATTACCCACCCACTGATATTCTGATACATTTCCTTTCAAACCCTGATTTGTCATCATAGACAACAAACACAATGGCATAGGTTACAGTGGACATAAATGTAGCCAAGTAATTTTTACAAGATCTTTCCATGGTCTTTTGGACTGAGGTCTCACATGATAAAGCAAAGTAAAATTAGGGATTTGGAATTGGAGGATATTGAAGTTTGTCATGACCCTAGCAAATGAATGTCCACCAAGTAAAATATAACTACTGAATGTATCAGACTATTTAGGGACAGAGTACAAACCTTGCTGGGATATTACTTGCACGCTTAACTGTACTGATCCATCAGTTTTTACTCCTTGGTCAAATAAGCTGCGTTCAGGATCAagctattaaaaacaaataaaaacaaaaatataaagattaatatacaaacatttttaaaacaatgaCATGTCATAGAAAAAAGTTGCATGCAGAATATTTAAGCCATTTATCTGAACACTGTTTACCACAACACTAATACCAGTAATTTGGCTCTGTGGAGCTATACTCCAGAGGCAGGCAGCTGTCCAGAgtacttgccttgcaaagacttctaaaTGACCTATAAGGCTATGACTGAACAGCCTTAAAAAGCCTGTACTGGGAAGACGATGAGGTCTTGCAGTAGTTGTGTATGCCCTTAATAACCAAgctttagtttgtttgttttgtactaAAAAGGGACTTGTATCACATTGAGACAACTCTGTCATTTAAAAGCTTCTCTCTTATGTTGTCCACAACCACTCTAGGAGggggacactgatctaaccaGTGTCCTATTCCTATAAATTCTGTTAAAGTACATTGGTCACATGTGCAGATGTAAGACCtcttccccttaaggacacatgacatgtgtgacatgtcatgattcccttttattccagaagcttggtccttaaggggttaacagaactcatcaaaaaaataaaattactgttTCGAAGCTGACGGAAGCGACTGGTGTAGCAAACGGAGTATAGAGAAGTTAATTTGAAGATTgcagcattaaaaaaacaaacaaaaaaaagtttggtccttaaggggttaaaaaatcctGATAGGTGGAGTAGAGGTTGAATTTGATCAGTGTGATTCATGCACAGCAGGctcctgtgtctggtttctctCTCGCTGCAGTGTTGGTAAGTGTTGCTACACAATGGTGTCCTATTTATATTATTAGTGGATTGGTCTGGACTGGACTAGTGGGtgtgaaaagggggggggagggggggggctgaAGAAACCCCCCTAGCTGTGTGGtgtgcccaacaatgcaatctgaccaagtttataatacatttataaatgtttataccatacttttaaacattttgctggcatttattttggtttgtttaaaagttttgttgttttcttAAGGACAAAAAGGGTGTTACAAAATtctctataataaaaaaaaaaacaaaaaaaaaaaaacagttttgtcAATAATAATTTGTGCATTATAAGTGCAGCttaagaaaagtaattcaaaataaattaattggtCCTAATTTAAAGTGTACATCATATGTCAAAGATTTCAGTAATAATTTTTGGTAGTCACAGGTCACGAAGTacaatttgttattttgtttacgtttaatagccatcacagaaaacaaaactgcacaacacaaaagtatatatttatgtaaaacaGGGCATTTATACAAGGGAATTTGACATCTATAGTGCACCCCtttgtcacccccccctcctctcctccttcccgtGGTGCGCAAAgtgcaaccccctccccccccacttctATCATTTACCTGATTCCAACTACAAACGAAACCTATTGCACATGCGCAacagtctggtagacagccactagagcttaatgtagttgttctggctggtacagcatgtccctgcaggctttttgcagtaataacacagtcttttcagagaaaaggcagtgtttacattacagcctagggacacctccagtggccactcttcAAATGGCTACTAGAGTGCTTCCTGGGCAGTTCCGCAGCACAACATTTAGTATTTCCACCCTCTGCGTGGAGACatggaactttcctcatagagatgcattaattcaaggcatctctatgaggagataatgACTGGCCAGGGTGGCGTTTGGCTCTACCTCCatcctgccttcttggctgagaatcagaattaacaatctcagccaattcaatgctttcctatgggagagcattgtgattggctgagatcagggTCAGGAATACGCCTAACTTctagccatttaggagttaaatcactgttaatGCAGTCCTGGTTTTGACTGACACAGCTTCTATGAAAAATAGGTTATTATTTTACAGTAGAGTGGGTTTAGAGGTCATCTCCTGCTTATCTAATTGACATTTAATGACACAGGAGGCTGATGCAAGGAAGAGATAATGATTTAAACACATTATCAATGCAATAAAGGGAGTTTAAAAAGTTGAGCTCTTTTGCATGAAGTGTGTAGGGGCTGTGTGAGTAATAGCAAATGAAGGTTaaaatggcatagaattgagtagtgagaccgCAGgaacatgatctgtacaccaaaacttctAAATGAAGTTAAAAAAGTAGTTCTAATGCTTCGAGAGTCCCCTTACATTTAACAATTGGTGTGATGAAACTAGCCCTCTATGGAGTTACCATACATTTTTCTACTTTGTAAAACTTAAAAGGGACTCATATAGACAACCTGACCACTTCACCGCAATGGAATGGTCTGGGTGTCATGTCCCTGTTATTCCAACCCTGAAAATTAATACGTTGCCATTTTGCAGGGTTAACACATCTTTACAGACAGTAAGGAAGAcatcactagaggcgctttcacAGCTATAAAAGAGATAAACTTATAGATCAAGTGACTCTCCTAGAGAGAATTTGAGTGGCTCTGTGTTTTGCTGGGCATGCGCACTAGCCACACAGTggattttgctgcacatgcgcactagCCCCCCCACtagattgtctgagatcatcaactgTGATGATCTCGTCCAGGGAGATCGACCTGCCGCATGGAAAATCTaaggcagggatgcccaaaaggtagatccccagatgttttaaaactacagcttccatgaagcgttgtcattctaaaggcatgcaaagcatcatgggaattgtagttctacaacatgtggggatctaccttttgagaaCCCCTAATCTAAGGTAAGTAAACTTACCTTTCAAAACCCTGCAAAGGGAGGTGGACATCTATATAGGTAGGGGAATATGATAACGTTAtgcatacaggtttgtattcataacgacagtgttcctttaaatccattCCATTATACAAATTCAGTCTTCACAATTATATTCAATCGCAGGGCAACTTTTACTCTGGCAGGTCTAAAGAGGTTAAAAAATAACTATACTTCACATGTTTGAGTTTTACCAAATCATTTAAAACCATATAAATATTCTTTCATAATGAGCTAATTAAAGGAACCTGAGAAATTTTTTTGAATACTTCAggtataaaaacattatttaaaaagcaAATTATGACTCATACCTGGATGTCTTGAAGGCAGATTTCATGGGCGTCAAGTGAACACTGAAGTCTGGGCTCCAGCAACTTTTTGAGATTTCCAATAGGTTCATTTATGTCAATAGACTGGCTCACAAACTCGGCAGTTGTATAGGTCTGCTCGATGATACTTGAAAGTAAGCAAACGAAAAAAATGTTAGCACATTGGCTAACCCTCATGGTAAGTCTCAGCATGGTGAGATAGATTAGATAGTTTGCATAAAAAATCAGTCTTCCTGTTTTATATAGTGCTTTCTTTAAATTGCAAAACAATGTTTCTAATAAacctgtggtgtgtgtgtgtgttacactttGAAGTGCTTCAGCTAAAAAGGACCAGGGCTGAGgtctcaaacaagtttacaaCAATACTATCAGTTATAATAGTAACCAGCAGTCCAGATTCTAAATCACAAAGTGTTGAtccatttcatttatttaaaaaaaaattaaataaaatctgtTTCTGATAATTTGTTgtctaaaataatataatattcacaGTGAAAACAATGGCCCCCACCACCAGCACTTCCCTGTCATGCTGTTCTAAAATCGTTACTGTGACAAACGCTCTTTACCCGGGACGTTTGCCACGAACTCCTgcaggagcctgctagctagcctcctgcccaaggactatgggccacttacaaagaccctgttcgggagttaaatctccccagccgccattagcagctttccctgggtgccactggtttggcactttcccttaATTCGAATTGAACCGAACACTAGTTTCCTGGTGGCCATTAGCATGAAGAAAGGCACAAATTGGCTTCAGTTGTACTTCGTCGCAAtagttatggaactgtttttggcattagGTAGCCGTGTGGCTCCCAGACGACTTGGTCTGGGGTTTGGAATGACTTTGAAATCTGTCAGAAgtgcgctttttggagggaaggtgcctgagatcAAGGGGGAAACATGCTACCCGAGACCTAGGCAGAGCACCCCTTATTGCGGCCAAGGGGAGCTCCCAAAAGTTGACCATCCAAAGCaacaaacgccctggaactgttttgggcataggaccatgtgtgcagcCGGTCAGAACGTTGACATGGTggcatttcccctacactgcatggatctgagcactttttggagaacttgtgcgctcagatcagggAAATTTAAGGATGTAAATTTTGtgagtttatatttttatgatgttttggggcatttttatgttttatgcttagTCATTCTGACACAGA from Pelobates fuscus isolate aPelFus1 chromosome 1, aPelFus1.pri, whole genome shotgun sequence harbors:
- the GABPA gene encoding GA-binding protein alpha chain, producing the protein MTKRDSEDLIEIEIDGSEKTECTEESIIEQTYTTAEFVSQSIDINEPIGNLKKLLEPRLQCSLDAHEICLQDIQLDPERSLFDQGVKTDGSVQLSVQVISQQGLEPKLNIIEIVKPVETVEVVIDPDAHHGAVEAQLVEESHVITLDGTKHITTISDETSEQVTRWAAALEGYRKEQERLGIPYDPLQWSTDQVLHWVLWVMKEFCMTDINLNAIGIPGRDLCNLSQEDFFQRVPRGEILWSHLELLRKYVLASQEHGGEIATVTIDQPVQIIPASIQQATPTTIKVINSQPKVSKIQRAPRISGEDRSSPGNRTGNNGQIQLWQFLLELLTDKDARDCISWVGDEGEFKLNQPELVAQKWGQRKNKPTMNYEKLSRALRYYYDGDMICKVQGKRFVYKFVCDLKTLIGYSAAELSRLVSECEQKKMAKMQIHGLGQPITAVALATASLKAENDN